A part of Nitrososphaerota archaeon genomic DNA contains:
- a CDS encoding TIGR03560 family F420-dependent LLM class oxidoreductase: protein MNEKIKFGLIIPQGWFIDLPSELSSIEQFELIKKYAIEAEEVGYDSIWLFDHLHTMPRIEFKSVFECWTTLTVLAMCTRKVGLGQIVTCNYYRQPTILAKMASILDVISKGRLEFGIGAGWYEHEFYGYGFDFPKPSIRIGMLEEAVQIIKLMWTQDKVNFNGKYYKIKNGINFPKPIQKPHPPVLIGGRGEKLTLKVIAKYANRFNVPHASLEEYKRKLSILKEHCLNVGRNFNEIEKTLRADIIIGLNEKEVKEIKERIIKDGRNKKYVSGEKWEDIPEEEYFNSRIVGTPDECIEKIKEYIELGVDYFILYFPYMIENDSHILFAKEVIPKFK from the coding sequence ATGAATGAAAAAATAAAATTTGGATTAATAATACCTCAAGGTTGGTTTATAGATCTCCCTTCAGAGTTATCTTCTATAGAACAATTTGAATTAATTAAGAAATATGCTATTGAAGCTGAAGAAGTTGGATATGATTCTATATGGCTTTTTGATCATTTGCATACTATGCCCAGAATTGAATTTAAATCTGTTTTTGAATGTTGGACAACTCTTACAGTGTTAGCAATGTGTACAAGAAAAGTTGGATTAGGGCAAATCGTTACTTGTAATTATTATAGACAACCAACAATATTAGCTAAAATGGCTTCCATATTAGATGTGATTTCTAAAGGAAGGCTTGAATTTGGAATAGGTGCAGGATGGTATGAACATGAATTTTATGGATATGGTTTTGATTTTCCAAAACCATCAATAAGAATAGGAATGTTAGAAGAAGCTGTACAAATAATAAAACTTATGTGGACTCAAGATAAAGTTAATTTTAATGGAAAATATTATAAAATAAAAAATGGAATAAATTTCCCAAAACCTATTCAAAAACCTCATCCACCTGTACTAATTGGTGGGAGAGGAGAAAAACTTACATTAAAAGTTATAGCAAAATATGCTAATAGATTTAATGTTCCACATGCTTCTTTAGAAGAATACAAAAGAAAATTATCTATACTTAAAGAACACTGTTTAAATGTTGGAAGGAATTTTAATGAAATTGAAAAAACTCTTAGAGCAGATATTATAATAGGATTGAATGAAAAAGAAGTAAAAGAAATAAAAGAAAGAATTATAAAAGATGGAAGAAATAAGAAATATGTTTCTGGAGAGAAATGGGAAGATATTCCAGAAGAAGAGTATTTTAATTCAAGAATTGTTGGAACTCCTGATGAATGTATTGAAAAAATAAAGGAATATATTGAACTTGGAGTAGATTATTTCATTTTATATTTTCCATATATGATAGAGAATGATTCACATATTTTATTTGCTAAAGAAGTCATTCCAAAGTTTAAATGA
- a CDS encoding phosphoribosyltransferase family protein — protein sequence MTKLSETKKKLFAIEILQLLKKEYSYNELSKMLDLPIPVISRYINGHVLPNIKRTDRILNFFKEKYLIEMIKARIKIKENGIFDLSSLVHDTLLQKIVGKTVFHEFEIIDVDKILTVETNGIPLAIQIGNEFGVDVIIAKKQKELGIDEFIEEKSIVSPSVGKFFYIPKDSIKKDDLVLIVDDIIRTGVTISGLIKLIEKAKAKPAGIFTLISTKDAIENLKKTTNIKCQVSSLLIL from the coding sequence ATGACTAAGTTATCTGAAACAAAGAAGAAGCTTTTTGCAATAGAAATTCTGCAATTATTAAAAAAGGAATATTCTTATAATGAGCTTTCAAAAATGTTAGATTTACCAATACCTGTTATAAGTAGATATATAAATGGACATGTTCTTCCAAATATTAAAAGAACTGATAGAATACTTAATTTTTTCAAAGAAAAATATTTAATCGAAATGATTAAAGCTAGAATTAAAATTAAAGAAAATGGAATATTCGATTTATCATCTTTAGTTCATGATACACTGCTTCAAAAAATTGTTGGTAAAACTGTTTTTCATGAATTTGAAATAATTGATGTAGATAAAATTTTAACAGTTGAAACAAATGGCATACCTTTAGCTATACAGATTGGGAATGAATTTGGAGTAGATGTAATAATAGCAAAAAAACAGAAAGAACTTGGAATAGATGAATTTATTGAAGAAAAAAGTATCGTTTCACCTAGTGTTGGAAAATTTTTCTATATTCCAAAAGATTCTATAAAAAAAGATGATTTAGTTTTAATAGTTGATGATATAATAAGAACAGGCGTGACTATAAGCGGTTTAATAAAATTAATCGAGAAAGCTAAAGCTAAACCAGCTGGAATATTTACTCTTATATCCACAAAAGATGCGATAGAGAATCTTAAAAAAACAACCAATATTAAATGTCAAGTTTCTTCATTACTTATTCTTTAA
- a CDS encoding twin-arginine translocase TatA/TatE family subunit: MIGLGWPELILIIVILILIFGGSRIRDVAKGLGEAVREFKKASSESEKTSEKKSEKVSEDEAIIEAAKKMGIDTEGKSIKEILDEMSKKAEKEK; the protein is encoded by the coding sequence TTGATCGGCTTAGGTTGGCCTGAATTAATATTAATTATAGTAATTCTAATATTAATATTCGGGGGTTCAAGAATTAGAGACGTTGCTAAAGGATTAGGTGAAGCTGTAAGAGAATTTAAGAAAGCTAGTAGCGAATCTGAAAAAACTTCTGAAAAAAAATCAGAAAAAGTATCTGAAGATGAAGCAATCATTGAAGCAGCTAAAAAAATGGGAATAGATACTGAAGGAAAATCTATTAAAGAAATTTTAGATGAAATGTCTAAAAAAGCAGAGAAGGAAAAATAA
- a CDS encoding (Fe-S)-binding protein: protein MSHKIIEGFTIQTLKDKCLVNPNNIVIEAYSPKSLEGIVEILALKFPPSKANYSEAWKSLTLKMFNKLIGIYASGKITFCADGFEEAEKILKYIKGIIDEASIELERSGPPEKKELEAWSKMTAYELYNFLPKTNCGLCGEENCLAFAIKVLTGETKFSKCLPFKQSENMSNFKKFKDKYGERILKALEGE, encoded by the coding sequence ATGTCCCATAAAATAATAGAAGGTTTTACGATTCAAACTTTAAAAGATAAATGTTTAGTAAATCCAAATAATATAGTAATTGAAGCGTATTCTCCTAAAAGCTTAGAAGGAATAGTAGAAATTTTAGCTTTAAAATTTCCTCCAAGTAAAGCAAATTATTCAGAAGCTTGGAAAAGTTTAACGCTAAAAATGTTTAATAAACTTATTGGAATATATGCTTCTGGAAAAATAACTTTTTGTGCTGATGGATTTGAAGAAGCTGAAAAAATTCTAAAATATATAAAAGGAATAATAGATGAAGCATCTATAGAATTAGAAAGAAGTGGCCCTCCAGAGAAAAAAGAGCTTGAAGCATGGAGTAAAATGACAGCATATGAACTTTATAATTTTCTTCCAAAAACAAATTGTGGTTTATGTGGTGAAGAAAATTGTTTAGCTTTTGCTATTAAAGTTTTAACTGGTGAAACTAAATTTAGTAAATGCTTACCATTTAAACAATCTGAGAATATGAGTAATTTCAAAAAATTTAAAGATAAATATGGAGAAAGAATATTGAAAGCTTTAGAAGGAGAATAA
- the tatA gene encoding twin-arginine translocase TatA/TatE family subunit → MLGWPEIVLILVILLLIFGPSKMPEIARTLGEAFREFKKASEELQKTVEEPIPQTTSQANISQTSPPQVSSSQVNNVPKKSKEDEDLVIQLAKKLGINTEGKDIQTIMNEIEEKAKINKDESKG, encoded by the coding sequence ATGTTAGGTTGGCCTGAAATCGTATTAATATTAGTCATATTATTGCTTATTTTTGGTCCAAGTAAAATGCCTGAAATAGCACGTACTCTAGGTGAAGCTTTTAGAGAATTTAAGAAAGCTAGCGAAGAACTTCAAAAAACTGTCGAGGAACCTATCCCTCAAACTACTTCTCAAGCTAACATTTCTCAAACTAGTCCACCTCAAGTTAGCTCTTCCCAAGTTAATAATGTCCCTAAAAAAAGTAAAGAAGATGAAGATTTGGTTATACAATTAGCTAAAAAATTAGGAATAAATACTGAAGGAAAAGATATTCAAACAATTATGAATGAAATAGAAGAAAAAGCTAAAATTAATAAAGATGAGAGTAAAGGTTAA
- a CDS encoding YIP1 family protein, with protein MVEVKGFGRIDFNYMILKAKSLLLEPMKAQKSLEDIMAENPGLITGAIYIAIIAFISAIGTAISLTFSPWLFTGFFPFRTIAIIGMIIGTLILSPIINVIVWAILTIISFIIGQYLTKKEIKIDLPLIAPLAMGFAFASTPSILNIIPWSLLGALGGLIVFLINGWSYYYTWLSAKSFFKVDEGKALIITIIQLLIFLSSLASIFTWSMMPWYF; from the coding sequence ATGGTTGAAGTAAAAGGTTTTGGAAGAATAGATTTTAATTATATGATTTTAAAAGCAAAAAGCCTTTTATTAGAACCAATGAAAGCACAAAAATCACTTGAAGATATAATGGCTGAAAATCCTGGATTGATTACTGGCGCTATATATATTGCAATTATTGCTTTTATTTCTGCAATAGGTACTGCTATTTCACTTACTTTTTCTCCATGGTTATTTACTGGATTTTTTCCATTTAGAACTATTGCTATTATTGGAATGATAATAGGCACATTGATACTTAGTCCAATAATCAATGTAATCGTATGGGCTATATTAACAATTATTTCATTTATAATTGGTCAATATTTAACTAAAAAAGAAATTAAAATTGACCTTCCTTTAATAGCACCTCTTGCAATGGGTTTTGCGTTCGCTTCCACCCCATCAATCTTAAACATTATTCCTTGGAGCCTTTTAGGAGCATTGGGTGGCTTGATAGTTTTTTTAATAAATGGATGGAGTTATTATTATACATGGCTTTCAGCAAAATCTTTCTTTAAAGTTGATGAGGGAAAAGCTTTAATAATTACAATAATACAACTTTTAATATTCCTCTCAAGTTTAGCTTCTATATTTACTTGGAGTATGATGCCATGGTATTTTTAA
- a CDS encoding MFS transporter has translation MIENIIFLKYKINKNFLINFFLFYSIISLTNSMWQTLFPLFLNNIGFSSSEAGLINSLISIIPMLLSFPIGIIVDGIDWKKSLGIATIILIFSISLMNYLNQFYTIFLITIFISLALSIYTQTSISIISYFSKITNRGKALAKYYFLIRLTTIIGSTLSGFIVSYFKYNGLNNICVFILSIAFIFLLFFIPKEKNKEEKIYVTKFLSAMFKDNRLKILTLSLMLHDFSAFIAIPYIALYAKHYLALNEEQIGLMIGMQNLGSLLIQIPIGTLIDKIGGSITLLTHVITVSIVYIFYAFSNGFYIAALVLFLFGLSVALDLPARRYLLTKYVPQEYIATVSGSADTFIGLATCFSPLISSYTWYNFGGAIVFFIASILNIFPIPLILYLRTKKVLLVGKASELYKPFESHIIKG, from the coding sequence ATGATTGAAAACATCATATTTCTAAAATATAAAATTAATAAAAATTTTTTAATTAACTTTTTCCTATTTTATTCTATAATTTCTTTAACAAATTCTATGTGGCAAACTCTTTTTCCATTATTTTTAAATAACATTGGTTTTTCTTCAAGTGAAGCAGGATTAATCAATTCTTTAATATCTATAATTCCAATGCTTCTTTCTTTCCCAATAGGTATTATTGTAGATGGAATTGATTGGAAAAAATCTTTAGGTATAGCTACAATAATTTTAATATTTTCAATATCATTAATGAATTATTTAAATCAATTTTATACAATATTTTTAATAACTATTTTCATAAGTTTAGCTTTAAGTATTTATACTCAAACAAGCATATCAATAATATCTTACTTCAGTAAAATTACTAATAGAGGAAAAGCATTAGCAAAATATTATTTTTTAATAAGATTAACTACTATTATTGGTTCTACACTTTCAGGCTTTATAGTAAGCTATTTTAAATATAATGGTTTGAATAATATATGCGTATTCATTTTATCAATAGCATTCATTTTTCTTTTATTTTTTATTCCTAAAGAGAAAAATAAAGAAGAGAAAATCTATGTAACAAAATTTTTATCAGCAATGTTTAAAGATAATAGACTTAAAATTTTAACATTATCACTTATGTTACATGATTTCTCAGCTTTTATAGCAATACCTTATATTGCATTATATGCAAAACATTATTTAGCTTTAAATGAAGAACAAATTGGATTAATGATTGGAATGCAGAATTTAGGATCGTTATTAATTCAAATTCCAATTGGAACATTAATAGATAAAATTGGTGGCAGCATTACATTATTAACACATGTGATTACAGTAAGTATAGTATATATATTTTATGCTTTCTCAAATGGTTTTTATATAGCTGCTTTAGTATTATTTTTATTTGGTTTATCTGTTGCATTAGATCTTCCAGCTAGAAGATACTTATTAACAAAATATGTTCCACAAGAATACATAGCTACTGTTTCAGGTTCAGCTGACACATTTATAGGATTAGCAACATGTTTTTCACCATTAATTAGTTCATATACTTGGTATAATTTTGGAGGAGCAATAGTATTCTTTATAGCTAGCATATTGAATATTTTCCCAATTCCTTTAATACTTTATTTAAGAACTAAAAAAGTTCTATTAGTAGGTAAAGCTTCTGAATTGTATAAACCTTTTGAATCCCATATAATAAAAGGCTAA
- a CDS encoding QueT transporter family protein: MKELIEMWKHTRIVSFFILSTALYAVFLWIFAQLPVWIIPGVTSLRPANAIPIVCSLLFGPAAAWGTAFGNLIGYDLMSGALTIGSIGGFIGNFIMGLVPYYVWRRIFKEPPHCKNLKSLAAFEFVNLLHASSCGFVIAFWTELVGFVPFTPLAFIITFNNFLHAAIISPILMGLFYDRAVKAGWLWTDIMTGYTYAPKEVKSYHKIGFLLTIIGGIVGDFVCIALGLGLGQPLLFGPGLIFVGTPLIATGLVFLIIFIAGLALLAKD, translated from the coding sequence ATGAAAGAATTAATTGAAATGTGGAAACATACAAGAATCGTCTCTTTCTTTATACTTAGCACTGCTCTTTATGCTGTATTTTTATGGATTTTCGCTCAATTACCTGTATGGATTATTCCAGGAGTAACATCTCTTAGACCTGCGAATGCAATACCAATTGTATGCAGTTTGTTATTCGGTCCAGCAGCTGCATGGGGAACAGCTTTTGGAAACTTAATTGGATATGATTTAATGTCAGGAGCATTAACTATTGGAAGCATAGGCGGATTTATTGGAAATTTTATAATGGGACTTGTGCCGTATTATGTTTGGAGAAGAATATTTAAGGAGCCTCCTCATTGCAAAAATTTGAAAAGTTTAGCTGCATTTGAATTTGTAAACTTACTTCATGCATCTTCATGTGGTTTTGTAATAGCTTTTTGGACAGAACTTGTTGGATTTGTACCATTTACACCACTAGCATTTATCATTACTTTTAACAATTTCTTGCATGCAGCTATCATAAGTCCTATATTAATGGGATTATTCTATGATAGAGCTGTAAAAGCAGGATGGCTTTGGACAGATATAATGACAGGATATACTTATGCTCCAAAGGAAGTAAAAAGCTATCATAAAATAGGGTTCTTATTAACAATAATAGGTGGAATTGTTGGAGATTTTGTATGTATCGCATTAGGCTTAGGGTTAGGACAACCATTACTATTTGGCCCCGGATTAATATTTGTTGGCACACCTTTGATAGCAACTGGATTGGTTTTCTTGATAATATTCATTGCTGGATTAGCTTTACTTGCAAAAGATTGA
- a CDS encoding radical SAM/SPASM domain-containing protein, which produces MVGFKKIALKFLKGYRKTAIFAITTICNCRCIMCDMYKNKPESISFNDSKKILDFLSEKSFLIVYFTGGEPSLNKDIVKMVEYANSLDLVTSLTTNGTISPKMLKELTEAGLYTLSVSIDHWDPAISEYIRKFNGILEKQKNTIRIAKKLGLRVYASTYINPYLNENNIIKIVEYVNNFLGIPIGFCYPSITNTTYKLKEPLPTRNLKKIIEKILFLKKSGYDIANSSIYLEDIINFYNNKNPKFYCKGGEDIFYIDWKGDVYPCFLKNKLFNILKNEKSFFLKNINCNECLLDCFREPSILSQLSLGSILKEIRYINTIKKIML; this is translated from the coding sequence TTGGTTGGTTTTAAAAAAATTGCTTTAAAATTTTTAAAAGGCTATAGAAAAACAGCTATTTTTGCTATAACTACTATATGCAATTGTAGATGCATCATGTGCGATATGTATAAAAATAAGCCCGAAAGTATAAGTTTTAATGATTCTAAAAAAATACTTGATTTTTTAAGTGAAAAAAGTTTTTTAATAGTTTATTTTACAGGGGGTGAGCCAAGCCTTAATAAAGATATTGTTAAAATGGTTGAGTATGCTAATAGTCTTGATCTTGTTACTTCTTTAACAACTAATGGAACGATTTCGCCTAAAATGCTTAAAGAATTGACCGAGGCAGGACTTTATACTTTATCCGTTTCAATAGATCATTGGGACCCTGCTATAAGTGAATATATAAGAAAATTTAATGGAATACTTGAAAAACAAAAAAATACTATAAGAATAGCTAAAAAACTTGGATTAAGAGTTTATGCATCAACTTACATTAATCCTTATTTAAATGAAAACAATATTATAAAAATTGTAGAATATGTTAATAATTTTCTTGGAATTCCAATAGGTTTTTGTTATCCATCAATTACTAATACTACTTATAAACTTAAAGAGCCTCTTCCAACACGTAATCTTAAAAAAATAATTGAAAAAATATTATTTCTTAAAAAGAGTGGCTATGATATAGCAAATTCCTCAATTTATCTTGAAGATATAATAAATTTTTATAATAATAAAAATCCAAAATTTTATTGTAAAGGAGGAGAAGATATTTTTTATATAGATTGGAAAGGAGACGTATATCCATGCTTTTTAAAAAATAAATTATTCAATATTTTAAAGAATGAAAAAAGCTTCTTTTTAAAAAATATTAATTGTAATGAATGTTTATTAGATTGTTTTAGAGAACCATCTATTCTTTCCCAACTTTCATTAGGAAGTATTTTAAAAGAAATAAGATATATTAATACTATTAAAAAAATAATGCTTTAA
- a CDS encoding twin-arginine translocase subunit TatC, giving the protein MSKNAKEMTFWEHTRELLVRLKRIFYSIIIATLISMLIPIDIFSINISATNPWYPTLTTFIINKVTKDFLPSDVKLIPIGLMDPLEIYIVSSLVIGISLSMPIIVYEAYKFVNPALYEHERKFIYKLTISFTALFLFGVIFGYLFVMPITMRILLLSAKLLNLEPQYSFSSFFSVVIGGIFVCGLAFTFPIFIITLIKFGIVKTEYFSKNRKYLYAAILIALAILTADPTILSDIILFVPIFILMELTIIIGKRIEKSKK; this is encoded by the coding sequence ATGAGTAAAAATGCTAAGGAGATGACTTTCTGGGAACATACAAGAGAATTATTGGTTAGACTTAAAAGGATTTTCTATTCAATAATTATTGCTACATTAATATCCATGCTTATTCCAATTGATATTTTTTCAATAAATATATCGGCTACAAATCCATGGTATCCTACATTAACAACATTCATAATTAATAAAGTTACAAAAGATTTTTTACCATCTGATGTTAAATTAATTCCTATAGGTTTAATGGATCCGCTTGAAATATACATTGTTTCATCTTTAGTCATTGGGATATCTTTAAGTATGCCAATAATAGTTTATGAAGCATATAAATTTGTTAATCCAGCACTTTATGAGCATGAGCGGAAATTCATATATAAATTGACGATATCCTTTACAGCTTTATTTTTATTTGGAGTTATATTTGGATATTTATTTGTAATGCCAATAACAATGAGAATCCTTCTCCTTTCAGCAAAATTATTAAATTTAGAGCCACAATATAGTTTTTCAAGTTTTTTTTCAGTAGTTATAGGAGGAATATTTGTATGTGGTTTAGCATTTACTTTTCCAATATTTATAATTACTTTAATAAAATTTGGTATTGTAAAAACAGAATATTTCTCAAAAAATAGAAAATATCTTTATGCTGCTATACTCATAGCTTTAGCTATTTTAACAGCAGACCCTACAATACTAAGTGATATAATACTATTTGTACCTATTTTCATTTTAATGGAATTAACAATAATAATAGGTAAGAGAATTGAAAAATCTAAAAAATAA
- a CDS encoding class I SAM-dependent methyltransferase yields the protein MNEYKKNYFSKSFKISIPFVPTPIEVVKKMIELANPKQNELLIDLGCGDGRIIRYASKEYGCKSIGIEINPLLIDYVNKKIIEEKLNNAKIIYEDFFKYDFSKANILTLYLTSKAIEILKPKLMQMLLNGSRIVCHDFPIKGLKPKIIEEVKIKYSPRIHRIYLYELI from the coding sequence ATGAATGAGTATAAGAAAAATTATTTCTCTAAATCTTTTAAAATTTCTATTCCATTCGTACCTACTCCTATTGAAGTTGTTAAGAAAATGATAGAATTAGCCAATCCTAAGCAAAATGAATTGCTTATAGACCTTGGATGTGGAGATGGAAGAATTATTAGGTATGCTTCTAAAGAATATGGATGTAAAAGTATTGGAATTGAAATTAATCCATTGCTTATTGATTATGTTAATAAAAAAATCATTGAAGAAAAATTAAATAATGCAAAAATTATTTATGAAGATTTTTTCAAATACGATTTTAGTAAAGCAAATATTTTAACACTTTATTTAACTTCAAAAGCAATAGAAATTTTAAAACCAAAATTAATGCAAATGCTTCTGAATGGTTCACGTATAGTTTGTCATGATTTTCCAATAAAAGGTTTAAAACCAAAAATTATTGAAGAAGTTAAAATAAAATATAGTCCAAGAATTCATAGAATTTATTTATATGAACTTATTTAA